From the genome of Nicotiana sylvestris chromosome 1, ASM39365v2, whole genome shotgun sequence:
TACACCTCTAAATTTAAACTTTTGGGTTAGCTATATATACAATATGCTACATGCCAGTTTTCGAGCATATGATCGGGAAAAATTACACCCGTAATTTGATTTAGGAGTTGGTTTACATTATTAGCCTTAGTAAAAGGTATTGGACAAGAATTTTCTATAAAATACTTAATTTCTTTTGAAATGCCTAATTAAGTTGCATTGCATGTTAAAATGTGCAGTGAGTATACATATGCAATTTTTATTCTATTGATATGGTCATACTACTTTTGCACAAATCAATCAACATAGTCAAAATCTATGTTGAGCATATATAATCAAAATAAATAAGTGCTCTCTCTAAAAAGCTTAATTAAGCTTTTGAATAAGATAGTTACACActtcaacatggtatcagagctggCAGCAGAGGTCCTGGATTCGAATTTCATTGTCACTCATTATCAAAAAGAATTTTTACGTACTTGGCTCATGTAAAAGAATCAAGCCCGCACGTGAGGGAGGCTCTCTCTAAAAGCgtaagcttttagatgagatgaTTACACATTTAAACAATCTAGAGAGAGCTTTTCGTCATAATTCGACTGATCTCCCAAAAACCATGAATATTTATATCCGCATTTTGAAAATTAGTTCGTTCTCCCATTTGCAAGGTTTGAATTGAACGAAATATATTTGAACAAGTGCATCATTAAAAGACTTAGTTCTATGGCAATCGATACCTAAAGCTAATTAGCCAACTATATATAACCAAATTTCTGTCTAACCTTGTTTAGGCCATAATGTAGGAAATATGAAATACAAGGTAattggaaaaagagaaaaatactcAAACAAATAAAGCCAAAGtacaaaaatacaaaaggaagCAGAGAAAATAATGGTTAGAGGAGAACTCAACAGATATAGATGGACCATCCCTACTGTCAACACTCTCCCACTACTGGATATAGAGTAGAAGTAATAATACCAATTTAAACATTTCTTGTACTTCCCAAAACTATATGTAGGCACACGAtcattttccattttctattttaatttaaaCTTGAAAGAAATTTGGTAGTATGAAATATTAGGTTCAGTGTCCAAATTGTATCATCTTTCGAGAAATGACAACTAATGCGAAGCTGGGAAAAATTAAATGTGGTTGCTATTTTCACAAAAAATTAAGTGTAGGAGAAGGAATTAAAGCCAAACAAATTTCCTATACTTTGTACGATAAATTTAAGTCTTTTTTGGGGAAAAAAGGATCTATTGTCTCTGTTAGTCCTTTGAGCCGAGGATCTCCCGGAAACAATATCTCTACTCCTTTTGAATAGGAGTAAGGTCTATGTACACTCTATCCTTCCCAGACTTTACTTGTGAAGTTTTACTGGCTGTTGTTGTTCTTTTCGGGGGGAAAAAGGAAAACAGAAGAAACTGGTAATTAGGGCAAAGATCATTAGGTACCTGGGATGAAGGCTGTTCTTGACAACTTTTTGACCATATTTTCTCCATTTATATCCATCATCAAGAACATCAATGTCACTCCTTGTTTGGAAACAAAACCTTGGTTCTCTTAGCTTTCTCCTTATCTTCACCTTTCCTTTATCTGAAGATGAACTTTTCCACCTACACGTTTAATTAGAGAACCCAATGTTAGTAATCacttgagttcaaataatatatacaaaaatatacagatACTTCTGGTAGCAAAAAATGAAGTCTAATCATACGTGTTGAATCTGATGAAACACATGTGGGTAAAAATAGTTGAGCATTATAATATAAGTGGATGTAGCACTTTGTCCTTCTCAAACTGCACTACACCGTCCACCACATAGTACTACAAACCCACAGTATTTATACACATGTTGAATATAATTAAAGAGCCTAGAGACATTACATGAAATTATATGTCTGCCTGAATTCCTAGATCTTCGTAGATTCTAATCTAAAGCATGAAGAAACTTCTCTAGGGTATTAAATAGTGGGATTGAAAATAGAGGAGCAAAGACTGCTTTTTTCTCTTCAAACATCCGTAATTTACTGGTCTGACTAATTTGAATACGCTCACCGCCGTAGGAAACCCATCATGAGTTGAGAAGTTTTAGTGCTCACCACTGAAAAAGAATTCCATATTCGGGACTCAAACTTATGACATCATATTAAGGCTGAAGAATCTTTTACCGTTTCCACAACAAACTTAGACGGTTCTTAATTAAGAGATATCTACCATTCAAGGCTCCATTCCTTTAGATTCAGATGGAATGAATTTGTAAGCATGAAAACTATGCCCGATGGTGAAAGACTAATAGAACATTTTATTGTCATTTTGAAAATAACTCAGAGAGATATAGAGGGAGAGCTACCATGAATTGTTACCCTCGCTGGCATTACCGCTGCAATTTTCGTCATTAACAACCTTGGGATCTAGTGTTTCCACCTATGTAGAGATGATCCATAGAATACACACCATTAATTAATCAACAAAAGAGATGAGCACAAAgtaaattaagaataaaatagaGAAACCCTAAAAGAGATATCGGAATATTTGATTGTGTTATATCACAAAGACAAGAAGCTTGTATTATTTTTTTCCCATATGATAGTAGTGGCTGGATCAATTTGCGAGCATCTGATACTTGCTATCTTCCATCAATACAAATATGTCGTGACTTTTGTTCATCAAAACTTAAGCAGATGAGATGAGAAGAAGTCTGTAAAACAACCGAATAATTACCTGGTCATTATTCCAAGAAGGTCTATTGACAAGTTCATTGTGGTTAAACCCTAGGGCACTGCTAATGTTATTCGAGGCGGCAGCAGCGGTGGCGTTTGTGGTGGTGGTGGGAGGCGTAACGGTGGTGGCGGCGGCAACTTGAAGAGGCTGAGGTATTTGAGAAGACAGCTGTGAGTGTGAGGAAGGAGGAGCTAAGAAGCTCATCATCTGGTTATGATCTGCAAAGTGTACAAATCCCAAATCATGAGGTGCTGAGAAAGAtacttgtaactcgtagttgttTAGCTCCCTTCCTTCACCCCTTTCCATTGTCGTCTTTAATCTTTTTATTTCTTGATGTTTTGAACAATTTCTTCTGTTGCTGCTGCTTCTCCTTCTTCTAATGGATGTATTTTGGTCAATTGCATGTATTCGTACACCGTGTGGGGCTTCCAGAAGAATATTAGTGTTATTTCTTTCTCCAACATGGGATTTAAAGTTCTCTTCTGGTCAACTAGTAACGCTAAAAGGAATGTTTGTAGAAAATATATAAGCATTTATTTATAAGGATTTTATTGATATGCACGAATTATGTAAGAATTGTAGTGTAATCAATATGGTTTAACATATTATATTTATTAGGTGACCTTCTTACTACTGTATAGAGATTTTCCTAGAATTATCTAACATAAGTAACATTGTTGTATAGATATTAATATCTTGCCCAGCCATGTGCATACAACTTAAATCACCCTCTTCCAGACAATAAAAACTTACTCGTATCTGATTTCTCTAATTATATAGTGCATGCCAGGTATTTGCACATATACTTTTCTCATTTAATTATGGCAAAATGAATATTTAATTTTTCTTTACTAAATTACTTAACCCTGATAAATTTATAATTTTGTATAAACATTAGAATAATTGCTCATAAGTATTTACGTTTCAACGTTGTCTGAAGTCTACCTACAGTACAAGAATAGTGTTACAGGTCCATAGCATTATCTAGTAGAGAGGGAGATATCAGAGGATAAAATATATTGATAAACTTGAGGAACAAATAACAATGACCTCTTattaagaacaaaagaaaattagaaaaaaataatcTGATAGTAGTAATTAAGAAGTATTCTGATTAAAACATAGGAATAATATTTGGGTTATGAActcttttgtattttttaaaagtTTCTGCTAGTGGACCTTTTTTACCTTATGCCTCATAAAACAATGTGAAATTAATGTTTTACTACAACTTTATATCTATATACAGTCCTTTTCTTATAAAGAGCTAAACAATCTTATGGAAAATTGGTACTCATACATTTGATGGATCCAATATAATATGGGATAGTTCTGCGGGATAAATTTGGAATCGCCTGGTAACGTATGAAATAGTCATTTATTTCTCTCTGTGTAATCATAAATcataaagaaaattgaaaagttgaACTAATTTGTTAGGCTAGCTCTCGGTGGAGTTTGATAATAGCAATTACTTTGGAACTAAGTATATTTAAATAATCATTGTTATTGACTTATCATGCACTAAACCATTTTTAAGCGCTTTTAGTTTATTCATCGGAAGTCAATTAATTTCTTAATTAACGTTATAACCATGAATTATTTCAGCACATCTTTAACAAAAGTTTTTGTGTAATTTCAAAATATGACAgaattcttttgttttttctttctgcTTGCAAATACTTGTCATTAACAAGATTACCATAATAATCAAATTTGTTTTAACCTAATCCATTGTGCATAACGTTGTAAAATCACCGATTGGCCACGGATTTCGCTTAATCAAATCTTTATTAGTTATATTTAGTaagaaaaattaaagaataatATTTCACTATATAGTAGCTTTTCGAAAAAATAAACAGAAATACTACAGTACATTATACTATAATACAGTTTACTTTTGTGTACCAATTATAACGTCGATGACTAATAGactcttcttttaatttgttctttttctcttCGCTTTTGGTTAGCATAGGTCCATTATAAGGAATATTGTACCAAATGAAAAAGgatatttttttttcttggtCCAAAAATGAAAAAGTTAAGATTGAAATCTTAGGCAAACCTCGTCTCTgagtttttaaaaaacaaaaaggaaaaaaaaaaaaactttcctttgaaaagaaagacaagaaaatAACATCCACTCATCAAAGGCAGTTTTACCTTGCATAGTGATCCTTTATCCTTTAGATTTACTCCAAACATACATCAATGTACCACttgctttttcttttaataaaaaaataccacATACCTAAATCTAACTAGTTTTAAAATCGTCGTAAAAAGAAGTGTATTGTGCAATCACCGTACTTATTTTATATATATGAAAGCGTGAACATAGGGTGTATTTAgtataatggaaaatattttccgtggAAATATTGacggaaaaaaaaaattgaaatatgaaaaAAAGCCTTTTTGGAGAGGGGGTGGGAGAAGTAGGGTAGGGGAGAGAAGGGGGCGGGGGTTGGGGTTAGATGTGAGAGTAAGTGGagtttttggaaaatgttttcctaacTTTTTCTAGGGaagtcattttcctccaatttaaagaaaatatGATATCTAGGAAAATATTTCCAAACTATTTTGTTCAACCAAACAGCGAAAAATGAGAAAATATTTTccgtcataccaaacacacccatagTGTGGGagtattttcaaaattttaaaatagTCATGTGTCTTTTCATTTTACAAGTGTCCTGTCTATTTTCAAGTGGCTTCTTGCATGAAGCCTTAAAGCCAAGTGTTGAATGAGTTTTGACAAGTAGCTATACAAATCTACCATGTGTCTTCATGCATGGAAGCCAAGGTGCATTTGTTAATATTGAAGCCAAGTGGACTAATATATTTGGACAAGTATTAAAAGACTCTTTACACTTGTCATACATGCAACCTCCCTAATTGCCTATAAATATGTTGCGGATTAGCCATCATACCCACTCAATTCTCAACGGAGAATTCATCTTGCTAATCATTACTTTCTTCCTACAATCATTACCTATTATTATTAATTCTTCTCTCAAATTTTCTGAACCTGCTGGATTTAATATTAAATTTTGCTGATTCCTGTATCATCTAAATAAATAGAGGCAGACTTGTTTAAACCTGGGAAAATATTTTGACACAGCTGAAATATTTTTTAGGATAATGCCCAGCACGACTCAAGCCAATTCTTGTATTTGCTCATAAATAATATTATTGTagtattattattacttttcccgTGTTATTTAGCTTTTATTCCTTTGTAAAAACATTCAGAGGCCAATCTATGTAGACAATtagcaacaacaaaaaaaagacaaTTAGAGTACCCACCCACCTCCCACACCCCCCCTCCAAAAAAAAAGGGGGAGGGTTGTGACATGACCtaaaactttattttattttttgtcgtGAAATAGAATTGAATATATTCGATCTCCATGATAGGATCGTTGTTCTCCTAGCTCTCTAACAAATGCGTATTCGTTTCACTTAATGAATACTGTGGGTACGTGGTTGGGTGATATGTAAAGTTTGCAAATTAAATTATAtcaaatcaagtatcttcgcacagattaattatctatatctatatctatatctatctatattattataaaagcatgaagaCAATGTCGATTTACAAAATAACTTTATCATATTAAGCATAATAGctcataataaaaggacataactaaaattctagatattagccttataatcctattaattttaggacataatactaagttaggaatcctacatgatttctaacttaatttgaTAATTCAACTCATACAAATCTTGTAAACAGCTCCAACGTTAAATCCAGCGCCTACTTCAAAGGTAAGAGGAACACCAGATAATTAGTGGTGAAGGTCTTGAAGCAAGCCAACAAAGGTTTAGTAAAATCAATTTCATCATCCTCTGTATTTGTAATACATTACCACTCCATAATGttcaataccaaaaaaaaaataaaagtaatattaaatggactgcataaagatctaaaagtgaaatatcatatcaatcttttactatttgaaaataaaatttatggtggataaaattataattaagattaaatattcaaaacaaaagatgaactaatattaagatctgaatcaacatagtataaattattttcttatgttaaatcaaataattaaatcttttaattaattatttagcaagagaatccaattcaattattttttaaattcatcatatgagtaaaattcttattcaagttaaaaaaatcttagggtacataaatttattccataaaaagagCGTTAGAACACAAAGTAAAAAAGGTTAATATATTATTAAGAGTCAAAATGCTATACAAGTGTCTAaggaagcacaatcaaagctaaatcctaaacaagaacaagctttcaagactatattataaagagtCGACTCTGCTATAACGGGATTATTCTTTGTAGATGCCTCCGGTAgaatcgaaataatatttctatgtTATGCATTACTTGAAAATATTATATCAAGAGGCATGACACTATTAGCAATAATATCAAGTAGCGTACCGACACCGATTTTATTGTAAAGCCACCCAGTTTACATTTAATATACCACTTCAAACAACTTAAATAAACATTATAAATATATCAAAGCAAAGCAATgatgctaaatttataaggaaaacAAAATTGATAATATGGGATGAAGCACTTATGGCTAAGTGTCAAACGAAGTTCTAGAGATATATTGGATATTAATGAACCGTTTGGTGAAAAATTAATGGTTTGGGTGGTAATTTATGTCAAGTACTACCATTTGTTCCAAAATAGACAGAAGTAGAGACTGTAAAAGCTAGCTTGCCAAAGTTATACTTCTGGCCTCAAATGAAAAAGATTCAACTGACAAGAAATATAAATTAAGAACAGATCCAGTATTCAGTGTCTTCTTGCTTCGGGTCGGAAACGAATAAAAGCATCCAATAAAAGATGGTTAGGTTCTTCCTGAACACTTGGTTATAAATCCTAATGGTAATCATATGCATTTAATAAGAGAATATTTCTATTATTAAATTAGAACGCAAGTTGTGCAAATCGCGTGATAGAATTAGAAAAACATCTTAGCTAGCAGAAATTAATGAATAcgttgatcaactaaataaaaggttgattgcaaaattttatagcaaaaaaaacaaaatatttttctgttttTGACTCAGCAGAAAATACCGATAATTACCaccaagaagaatacttaaatactttaatacctAACGGCCTTCTACCATACATATTTGTTGTCAAGTTCATTATTTCTTACGTATGTTAGTGTCACtgtatatataatagactaagttgatcttccattgtatataggttgattttgaagaaaaatatgtccGCCATGCTACTGAAAAACTTAAAGACGCCAAATAGCTTATGTAATAACACACATATGGTATATAGAAGTTTGgacaataacgtcatacatgcaaaattatgatactggtcaatgtgcttctaagtatattGTTATCCCTCAATTCAACTTTCGTCTTCTGAAACTAAGGAATATtcttttaaatttgtgtgaaaataattttagtatgtttatgttttgcaaatataacaaataaaataaacatcctaaatattggaTTATATTTACGACAATATATTTTCTTCCACGAATAACTGTATATTGTATTTTCAAGAGGGATATCAAGATCGACAACAAGAGTTCTGGTTAAGGCAAAACAACCAAAATATTAGGAGGAAATATACACACAAAAATATTGTCCACAAAGAAGTGTTCGTTAAGATACCATCACATTAAATACTTTTAAATTATAATACATGATTATCTAATTAACATGACAAAATTGATCATTTTGTGTAAGTTTTgatgatgtccttttattttaaattcatgtattatgctaatgtaataatatATTTCGGTatttagatgattgttgtattattatacataaaatttctcttattaattaaattttattgttccttcatataaataaatgtttaaatcatcacatgtcattattaacgtgcaacgcatGTTCATATatactagtactatattaaaagcacgaagacccttagGGAAATAtcattcgccttttttaccctttaaaaatagattttactTTGGATAAAATCGTAATTAGATTATTTTCCTTATATTTAGTACTTcaaaattaactaaaatttagAGTTTTATATCATTCCTTCTTTGGATTATGTAAGAAGTCCTAATATAGGACTTAAATTAAGGACGTAGAAGGtaagtatttaaaaaaaaaaagaattatgtTCACGTATGGAAAACTTGTACTCCTTATAGAGTCCAAGTCAACATAGAATATGTTtagtatctatatctatatatatatatattaaaaacacgaaggctgttagcgaaatgtcgttcgacTTTTTTAATAGAGTTCACATTAGACAAGAttgtaattaattatttttttcatatttaggattttaaaatcaaataaattttttcttattaaatttttccttatttgatctaTGTAGagctcctaatatttaggaatttgaGATTGAGTAAGATTTTTATCTCGAAATTTTCTATAAATTAGGCCAAGTAATAACATCTCACTTTTAAGCTCCTTTCAGGCTACGTTACAGATGAATAAAAATTTTGATTCTCATAATATTCACAAACAAAAATATGATTTTTAAGTGGTTCATAAAAAGCAAAGAGACCAACGAAAACCAAAAAAAGCAGAAGCACAAAAACTCTTTGGGGCTATATCAACAAATTAATCTAAGGGTTTTGTTAAATcacttttgttgttttttctttctctttcttcacCTTTAAAGTCAAAATATATTTTAAAGGGATCCTTTATGATTCTCccttcaaaaatatatcttacaCTAGATTAATaactatttaattattttattaatatttaagACTTGAAAGTTCATTGAAATTTTGTTATTAAATTTTTACTAATTTGAATTCTATAACTAAAATTTAGGAATTTAAATCAATTAATTTTATCTTAAATAAATAGTTAAAAAGTCAACTATTTGAAGCGCTAATTTTTATTATCCCATCCTTATTGGAAATCTAAATCGATAGGTTAATTACCTATTTCATTGTCTTTGTTTTGCAAACATCTAATATTTATtactttaaaatgaattattggtattaattttttgtttcttttcacaTTCATTCAACATATGGTAGTTCcccatattttttatatattaaattATTCTGGTAAAATATTAATGCAACATTAGTCAAATTTAAACTTTGCATTACCTGTAAATTTTTTCTATGAGCTACAGGCAACCTCTTTATTTCCAAATCTCTAAAAtactaaaatatttaattttttaatttattttattgaaattgatttatttgtttttagtattaggtaaaagaaaataattttaaaataatttatttgtaaAAGGACTTTTGTGGAGCAACCTTTTTCCATTGAATTAGCTAAATGAGAAAAACATTCATTATTTTCAAGAACTTAccctttttaaaattttatttttatattatttgatttttttgtGTACCCCTTGATATAAATACACGCGCAAAGTGTGTACCATAAGACTAGTATCTTAAAATACATTTATTGGTTTTTATCCAAAAAAGTGTAGTTATTAAAAAACAGATTTACGAGATTTCATTGTTTCCTTTTTACTTTAGTCTTGATTTTGCCTACAACttttaattttctaatttttaatcTCTAAGAATCAACATCCACGTTCTAAAAGAAAATTACTCGATTTAGAAATTAGTTTAACTTCTATTATCAACCATGCAAACCTTGATAATATTcctaaggcaagaatcaattaaaatattGAAGACTCTATTTTTATTGTGCTCACTTTACATAACACGATTAGTCATTTCGAAAATTTATTTAACAAATGGAGTAGTTCATTGCAATAGAACGATAATTTACTCATCCCACGGAATTAACTATATATTAAAAACTTGATTCTCCCAAGATTACAATCTCAATGCCAGGACTAAGGAGCAAACATTAGCAATAGTGAGTTAGTGCCTGATAGCTGGAGGAAACACAATGAAAAGGTTGAGACCTATATGATTTAAAAGCTTTTAACAAGGATATTTTAAAGATGGATAAAAAGCTTATACTATTGGTTTTATACTAACAATGTATTTGCTTAACTAACAATGACCCGATTAAACTGACTAGTGACTATTATGACATATCCATAAATTCCGTACGAACAATAACTTAATAAATATGATACACATAATTAGTCCATACACATAGAAAAATTAATATATAGTATATACGTACTTAAGTGTTGATTCTTCTAATTAGATAAATATTTATTAAATACTATTTCTTATGAGTATAGATCATAAGTATATTAAAAGACACATTAAATGCTATATAAGCGAGTCTTAGTCCTTCACCCTTTTCTAACATAAATTTTGTATGAATTATTATGCGACTCACATAATGGTATTTGACAGTTATGACGGGTCAATATGCTACAAACATAAAGGAATTATCGGCTTTAGTTATCttagtaaaaataaaaagaacaataaaaaaatatttaataaattatttttgcTGGTCCATTACATTTTAATCAAACGCTCATTCTCAAAAGTTTAGGTACCATAATGTATCTACATACTCTAACAAACACTATAGTTAAATGTAAAATATCTCAATACTGAAAATTATTATACTCTTTGACCCAACAATAAAttctcaaaatactttcaaaatgatATTTAATAATTGCACGTCACGTATACATAGTTTAATAATATATATTTGATTTTTAAGTTTTAtacttattgtcacacctcctttttaccacccgggggtatataggagtttttccaattaaagtgacataaatcgaaatgagattattttaattatcagagtcgccacttggaatagtttatttggtgttccaagtcaccgatttatttttaaatcccaaatcgaggaaattttgactttatttaaaagtctgcgaaccagaaattctagataaggaattgtgttaacccgagagaaggtgttaggcattcccgggttccgtggtttgagcacggtcgcttaaactattaataattggcctattatctgattaattacactttttaaacctatgtgcattttttaaaactttctaaccgcttttactgtttttaggaaaattccacgttatttaaaacacatcttaaaccacgctacatgaaatacaCATGCGGTTCACGACacgttttatttaacattgttggaaattgaagtcgggtcacatgaaatgtacgcCCAGATTTTAGCAATTATAAATCGCAATTAcgtcacgggaatcgtacccatAGCCATGATAATTTATtgtaacgcgcctaaagcaaactacgaagatTCATTTTTTAATATGTAAATTAcaatatttgtgagggccatggatgatctagttatggatggcacacctcaatcctTTTTCTCTTTAAAGGAATTGTATTTAACTATAGCAACTATAAATGTTCGGATTTTCATCTAAATTAAAATTCAATCTAAAGCTACTCAAAACAAGCCTGCATGGGGTAGTATACTTAAATAATTAATTGTTTGGGCAGGTTCCAGGCTTGCAACAAGCCCAGAAATGCCCAGAGGTCCTAAGAGAGAAATTGGACTTGAGATGAGGCCCAAAATTGAAGATGAATCAGCATGAGGCATCGAGGTTTAACTGGGCCAACTACAAAGCCCAGTTCTTAAAGATAAAGCCCCGCTCTTAAAGACAAAGCCCCGTTGTACGACTTGTTTTAATTATATTTGAAACAAACTTCATTACATGAACATCCTGAGATCGAACAATGCATTGAACCAAAATGAAAACGAAACAACTAAGCTAAGGCTGGAGTGCCCTAGCTTGAAACGTGATTGGGCTATCTCGATTTGGGCCCATATTAGGCCTCATTCGAAACTCAACAATCCTCTTACccaattatagcccaaatcacatgcaaattttaacaaaattaaagGCATATCATGAGACCAAATCATATTACTATGTTAATGATACAACACTTGGAATTCTCCTTATTCAGAAATCATAACAGCCTGCACATAATTCATTTTTACCCCTGTCATAACATAATAAAACTCCTAACTCTAACCAAATGCAAACATGATTTTAACACATATGACTTACTAATATGGATTTGTTCATGTCTACTCCCAACTCTAAACATGCATTCATATCTACAGAATTAATGGCGAGCATGCTGAAGGTGTTCAACCATTTGAATTCATATGGCAACTCACAAACAACAGTTTAATACAGTTCCACATATTACAATTATAGGTATAGCTGAAGCTACctagcaaaaataca
Proteins encoded in this window:
- the LOC104244153 gene encoding probable WRKY transcription factor 12, encoding MERGEGRELNNYELQVSFSAPHDLGFVHFADHNQMMSFLAPPSSHSQLSSQIPQPLQVAAATTVTPPTTTTNATAAAASNNISSALGFNHNELVNRPSWNNDQVETLDPKVVNDENCSGNASEGNNSWWKSSSSDKGKVKIRRKLREPRFCFQTRSDIDVLDDGYKWRKYGQKVVKNSLHPRSYYRCTHSNCRVKKRVERLSEDCRMVITTYEGRHNHSPSDDSNSSEHDCFTSF